Proteins encoded together in one Stutzerimonas stutzeri window:
- the gatB gene encoding Asp-tRNA(Asn)/Glu-tRNA(Gln) amidotransferase subunit GatB: MQWETVIGLEIHAQLSTQSKIFSGSATTFGAEPNTQASLVDLGMPGTLPVLNAVAVRMACKFGLAIDAEIAEKNVFARKNYFYPDLPKGYQTSQMDHPIVGKGHLDITLEDGSTRRIGITRAHLEEDAGKSLHEDFHGMSGIDLNRAGTPLLEIVSEPDIRSAKEAVAYVKAIHALVRYLGICDGNMAEGSLRCDCNVSVRPKGQAEFGTRAEIKNVNSFRFIEKAINHEVQRQIELIEDGGKVVQETRLYDPNKDETRSMRSKEEANDYRYFPCPDLLPVVIEQSFLDEVRASLPELPGQKRERFEREFGLSTYDASVLSASREMADYFEQVNATCGDAKLAANWVMGELSSLLNKEGLEIEQSPVTAEQLGGMILRIKDNTISGKIAKMVFEAMAAGEGSADEIIEKKGLKQVTDSGAIEAMLDEVLAANAEQVEQYRASDEAKRGKMFGFFVGQAMKASKGKANPGQVNQLLKKKLEG, from the coding sequence ATGCAATGGGAAACCGTGATCGGGCTGGAAATCCACGCACAGCTCAGCACCCAGTCGAAGATCTTTTCCGGCAGCGCCACCACCTTCGGCGCCGAGCCCAACACCCAGGCCAGCCTGGTCGATCTCGGCATGCCCGGCACCTTGCCGGTGCTCAACGCCGTGGCCGTGCGCATGGCCTGCAAGTTCGGTCTGGCCATCGATGCCGAGATCGCCGAGAAGAACGTCTTCGCGCGCAAGAACTACTTCTACCCCGACCTGCCCAAGGGCTACCAGACCAGCCAGATGGATCATCCCATCGTTGGCAAGGGCCACCTGGACATCACCCTGGAAGACGGCAGCACACGTCGCATTGGCATCACCCGTGCGCACCTGGAAGAGGATGCCGGCAAGAGCCTGCATGAAGACTTCCATGGCATGAGCGGCATCGACCTGAACCGTGCCGGCACACCGCTCCTGGAGATCGTCTCGGAACCGGACATCCGCAGCGCCAAGGAGGCCGTCGCCTACGTCAAGGCGATCCATGCGCTGGTGCGCTATCTGGGCATCTGCGACGGCAACATGGCCGAAGGTTCGCTGCGCTGCGACTGCAACGTTTCCGTGCGACCCAAGGGCCAGGCGGAGTTCGGCACCCGCGCCGAGATCAAGAACGTCAACTCCTTCCGCTTCATCGAAAAGGCGATCAACCACGAGGTGCAGCGTCAGATCGAGCTGATCGAGGACGGCGGCAAGGTGGTGCAGGAGACCCGCCTGTACGACCCGAACAAGGACGAGACGCGCTCCATGCGCAGCAAGGAAGAAGCCAACGACTACCGCTACTTCCCCTGCCCAGACCTGCTCCCGGTGGTGATCGAGCAGAGCTTCCTCGATGAAGTGCGCGCCAGCCTGCCCGAGCTGCCTGGCCAGAAGCGCGAACGCTTCGAGCGCGAGTTCGGTCTGTCCACCTATGATGCCAGCGTGCTCTCGGCCAGCCGCGAGATGGCCGACTACTTCGAACAGGTCAACGCCACCTGCGGCGATGCCAAGCTCGCCGCCAACTGGGTGATGGGCGAGCTGTCCAGCCTGCTCAACAAGGAAGGCCTGGAAATCGAGCAGTCGCCGGTAACAGCCGAACAGCTGGGCGGCATGATCCTGCGCATCAAGGACAACACCATCAGCGGCAAGATCGCCAAGATGGTCTTCGAGGCCATGGCCGCCGGTGAAGGCTCGGCTGACGAGATCATTGAGAAGAAAGGCCTCAAGCAGGTCACCGACTCCGGCGCCATCGAAGCCATGCTGGACGAAGTGCTGGCGGCGAATGCCGAGCAGGTCGAGCAGTACCGCGCCAGCGATGAAGCCAAGCGCGGCAAGATGTTCGGCTTCTTTGTCGGCCAGGCGATGAAGGCGTCCAAAGGCAAGGCCAACCCCGGTCAGGTGAACCAACTGCTGAAGAAGAAACTCGAAGGCTAA
- a CDS encoding septal ring lytic transglycosylase RlpA family protein, whose translation MRLTRFTALLVLALLASGCAERQPTQPPQASPPTQERFTQSGKASYYARMHHGQRTANGETHDQNALVAAHRSLPFGTRVRVTNQQNGKQVVVRINDRGPFRRGRIIDVSRAAAAQLDMLDRGVVRVRIETLP comes from the coding sequence ATGCGACTGACTCGCTTCACCGCCCTGCTGGTTCTGGCCCTGCTGGCCAGCGGCTGCGCCGAGCGTCAACCGACGCAACCACCGCAGGCATCACCCCCGACACAGGAACGCTTCACCCAGAGCGGCAAGGCCTCCTATTACGCGCGCATGCATCATGGGCAGCGCACGGCCAATGGCGAGACCCATGATCAGAATGCACTGGTCGCCGCCCATCGCAGCCTGCCGTTCGGCACGCGCGTGCGAGTGACCAACCAGCAGAACGGCAAGCAGGTAGTCGTGCGCATCAACGACCGCGGACCGTTCCGTCGTGGCCGCATCATCGATGTCTCCCGCGCCGCGGCTGCGCAACTGGACATGCTGGACCGCGGCGTGGTCCGCGTACGTATCGAAACCCTTCCATGA